In the Magnolia sinica isolate HGM2019 chromosome 15, MsV1, whole genome shotgun sequence genome, one interval contains:
- the LOC131226977 gene encoding wall-associated receptor kinase-like 20 has product MAKSLLPLVLICAACASALRCPDCGTTPVPYPLSTSPNCGDPNYKVRCDASNTLRLDTLNASSYAIASIHPEIQRFTIRPANFTRNTCETTDLHSQGIQLNRSLPFTVASSNTIMLLNCTESLLLSPLNCSSTSLCHTYINRTAEAAPCRQTLICCTFKNDVSLLYSVRLSRVGCTAYRSFVNFDPSLPVEQWPEVGLEIQWMSPPEPVCQTQSDCEAGQNATCAPDQVAGAGIMRCFCNAPLRWDPFIGTCAENTTECQIPRGCNGSSSNRQPLIAGLSSSMSVALLATVVGIFVYRRYRRMKEAKARIAKEWEEIFNSGGKSAKNFTGKEIKKATNNFSKDRLLGSGGYGEVFKGVLDNGTIVAVKCAKLGNTKSTDQVLNEVRILSQVNHRGLVRLLGCCVELEQPVMVYEYIPNGTLSDHLHTRRGPPLSWRHRLVIARQTAEGLEYLHSFAVPPIYHRDVKSSNILLDDEFNAKVADFGLSRLAETDLSHISTCAQGTIGYLDPEYYRNYQLTDKSDVYGFGVVLLELLTSQKAISFNRGENDVNLTTYVQQMAEEDRLMKTIDPAIKEGASQVRLDTIKLLAFLAIGCLEERRQNRPSMKEVVEEIEYILRIEEAGGVDSSR; this is encoded by the coding sequence ATGGCAAAATCCCTCCTACCCCTCGTGCTAATCTGCGCCGCGTGCGCATCGGCTCTCCGCTGCCCGGATTGCGGGACCACGCCCGTTCCGTATCCTCTAAGCACCTCTCCCAACTGCGGCGATCCCAATTACAAAGTCCGCTGCGATGCATCCAACACCCTCCGACTCGACACCCTCAACGCCTCCTCTTACGCAATCGCATCCATCCATCCCGAGATCCAACGGTTCACAATCCGCCCCGCCAACTTCACCCGCAACACGTGCGAGACCACCGATTTGCATAGCCAAGGCATCCAGCTCAACAGAAGCCTCCCCTTCACCGTCGCCAGCAGCAATACCATCATGCTGCTAAACTGCACCGAGAGCTTACTGCTCTCCCCCTTAAACTGCAGCTCCACCAGCCTCTGCCACACCTATATCAATCGAACGGCTGAGGCTGCCCCATGCCGTCAGACGTTGATCTGCTGCACGTTCAAGAACGACGTCTCGTTGTTATACTCCGTCCGGCTGTCGCGCGTCGGGTGCACCGCCTACCGGAGCTTCGTGAATTTTGATCCGTCTCTGCCGGTGGAGCAGTGGCCGGAGGTCGGGCTGGAGATACAGTGGATGTCGCCGCCGGAGCCAGTCTGCCAGACGCAGAGCGATTGCGAGGCCGGCCAGAACGCAACGTGTGCGCCAGATCAGGTAGCCGGAGCTGGAATCATGAGATGCTTCTGCAACGCCCCGCTGCGGTGGGACCCATTCATCGGGACATGCGCCGAGAACACAACGGAGTGTCAGATTCCACGTGGCTGCAATGGTAGTTCGTCGAATCGGCAGCCCCTCATTGCAGGCTTATCTTCCAGCATGAGCGTTGCATTGCTGGCGACCGTCGTGGGCATTTTCGTCTATCGGCGTTATCGCCGCATGAAGGAGGCAAAGGCCCGCATCGCAAAGGAATGGGAAGAGATCTTCAACAGCGGCGGAAAATCAGCGAAGAACTTCACAGGCAAGGAGATCAAGAAGGCCACTAACAACTTCTCCAAGGATCGCCTCCTTGGATCGGGCGGCTACGGTGAGGTCTTCAAGGGTGTCCTCGACAACGGGACAATCGTAGCCGTCAAATGCGCCAAGCTCGGAAACACGAAGTCGACGGATCAGGTACTCAACGAGGTTCGAATCCTCTCCCAGGTCAACCACCGTGGCCTCGTCCGACTCCTCGGCTGCTGCGTCGAGCTCGAGCAACCCGTCATGGTGTATGAGTACATCCCAAATGGTACACTCTCGGACCACCTCCATACGCGCCGTGGCCCACCACTGTCCTGGCGGCACCGGCTCGTGATTGCCCGCCAAACCGCAGAAGGCCTGGAATACCTCCACTCCTTCGCAGTGCCGCCTATCTACCACCGCGACGTGAAGTCGAGCAACATCCTTCTCGACGACGAGTTCAATGCAAAGGTAGCAGACTTCGGGCTGTCTCGGCTCGCTGAGACAGATCTCAGCCACATATCGACGTGTGCACAAGGGACGATTGGGTACTTGGATCCTGAATACTACCGAAACTACCAGCTGACAGACAAGAGCGATGTTTACGGCTTCGGTGTGGTTTTGCTCGAGCTGCTGACGTCGCAGAAGGCGATCAGCTTCAATAGGGGGGAGAACGACGTTAACCTGACGACCTACGTGCAGCAGATGGCGGAGGAGGATAGGCTGATGAAAACCATCGATCCGGCAATCAAGGAGGGTGCGAGCCAGGTGAGATTGGATACTATAAAGTTGTTGGCGTTCTTGGCAATTGGATGCTTGGAAGAGCGGAGGCAGAACCGGCCTTCGATGAAGGAGGTCGTGGAGGAGATAGAGTACATCTTGAGAATCGAGGAAGCTGGCGGCGTGGATTCATCGAGATGA
- the LOC131227489 gene encoding non-functional NADPH-dependent codeinone reductase 2-like: MGGNQEAVLSSGEKIPLLAMGTATAAIPDDLVSTFIQAIDLGYRHFDTAAVYGTERHLGEAIAEAVRRGIIKTRGELFITSKLWCNNAHHDRVLPALKKTLENLGLEYLDLYLIHWPASLKPGECRLPFSKDDLVPMDFKSVWEAMEECQKLGLTKSIGVSNFSSKKILQLMAHAKIPPAVNQVEMNPTWQQSKLREFCKEHGVHLSAWSPLGANGAPWGSLAVMESPILKQIASTRGKTIAQVSLRWLHEQGVSVVVKSFNKERMKENLQIFDWELSEQDLQEISQISQRRGLSGEFFVSPGGPFKTIEELWDGEE; this comes from the exons ATGGGCGGGAATCAAGAAGCAGTCCTTAGTTCGGGAGAGAAGATCCCATTGCTAGCCATGGGAACAGCAACCGCAGCAATCCCTGATGATCTCGTGTCCACCTTCATCCAGGCTATCGATCTTGGCTACAGGCACTTCGACACGGCTGCAGTGTATGGGACAGAACGGCACCTCGGCGAAGCCATAGCAGAAGCGGTCCGACGTGGCATCATCAAGACCCGTGGCGAGCTCTTCATCACCTCCAAGCTATGGTGCAACAATGCACACCACGACCGGGTCCTTCCAGCGCTTAAGAAAACCTTAGA GAATCTAGGGTTGGAGTACCTTGATCTCTATCTCATTCATTGGCCAGCGAGCTTAAAGCCAGGGGAATGTAGACTTCCCTTCAGCAAGGACGACCTTGTCCCCATGGATTTCAAATCCGTGTGGGAAGCAATGGAGGAGTGTCAAAAGCTGGGCCTCACAAAATCCATCGGAGTCAGCAACTTCTCTTCAAAGAAGATATTGCAACTGATGGCCCACGCCAAGATACCTCCAGCCGTGAATCAG GTGGAAATGAACCCAACATGGCAGCAAAGCAAGCTTAGAGAATTCTGCAAGGAGCATGGAGTTCACTTGAGTGCATGGTCTCCGCTCGGGGCGAATGGAGCCCCCTGGGGATCGCTTGCAGTAATGGAGAGTCCAATCCTTAAACAAATTGCAAGTACTAGAGGAAAAACCATTGCTCAG GTTTCTCTAAGGTGGTTGCATGAGCAAGGAGTGAGTGTGGTGGTGAAAAGCTTCAACaaggagagaatgaaagagaaccTTCAGATCTTCGATTGGGAATTGAGTGAGCAAGATTTGCAAGAAATCAGTCAGATTTCACAGCGTAGGGGACTTTCGGGAGAATTCTTCGTTTCTCCAGGTGGGCCATTCAAAACAATAGAGGAGCTATGGGACGGAGAGGAATAA